The DNA window ATGTGCGAGCGGCGCTGCTGGTGAACTATCACGCGGTCCGCGCACCGCGGTTGAAGTTCACGCCGCAACGCAGGGCGACGGTCGCTTCTCGACCGAAGCTGAAAAGTGCACCTCCCGCATCTGAGAAGGCCCCGGTTTCGGCGGGGCCTGGGCTGCGAATCTACCGCTGATCTCCATTTCGCTGCAGTTCGCGGACTTGGTGCAATCTCGTGAATTTCGCGAGATTCACCTGACGGCTGGTATCGGGATTGCTATCCTTCCTGCTGCGAGGGTGGATCCACCGTAGACGATCCGCTCGCAGAGGAACCCGAATAAGGAAAAGTCAGGTCAGGAGTTATCAGGTATGATTAAATCTTTCGCTATGAGAGCTTTTGCGGTTTTTGCTTGTGCAGCAGCATTTTGCGTGGCTCCCGCCGTCGGCCAGGCTGCCGATCCCCAGGCTCCCGAACAGTTTTTCGTGAAGCTCGAAACCTCCGTTGGTGATGTTGTCATCGAGGTCAATCGTGCCTGGGCACCTATTGGAGCTGACCATTTTTACAAAGGTGTGAAGGAAGGTTTTTACAACGACGTCCGCTTTTTCCGCGTCGTGCCGGAATTCATCGTCCAGTTCGGAATTAATGGCGATCCGGAAACTCAGGCCAAGTGGGATCAGGAAGTCCTGAAGGACGATCCCGTCACGCAGAAGAACGTTCGCGGCACTCTGACCTACGCAACCGCCGGTCCGAACACCCGCACCACTCAGCTGTTCATCAATCTGGGCGAAAACACGTTCCTGGATGGACAGGGCTTCTCGCCATTCGGACGTGTCGTGTCCGGCATGGAGAATGTCGACAAGATCAACGCTGAGTACGGCGAAAAGCCGCGTCAGGATTACATCGAACAGCTCGGTAACCGGTACCTCAACGAGTACTTCCCGAAGCTCGACTACATCAAGAAGGCTTCGATCGTCGAACGCTAAGCCGACTTGAGTGCAACACTGCAACGGGAGAACGTCTTCGAGATATTCTCCCGTTTTTTCTTAACCTGAAGCAGCATTTCGACTTGGTGAGCGTGACCGATGGAAATCGTCCGCTGCAGCCGGAATTTCCTCTTGCAGCGAACGCAAAATTCTGAGATTTTCCGATCTCGCCGAGGACAATTGCCGATCAATATCCTCAGCTTCACTTTGAAGAATTCCCGTATCGCTCCCCAGATTCCGTCGGAGGTGCCAACCCTTTAGCGAGGGTCCGAATCAATTACGAGTGAGTGCTGGACACTACTCGATTCGCACCCTTCTCGCAGCGACTCCACCGTCGCAAATCGGGAGGTTACGGTTATTCGCCTCGTTAACACTTCGGTGTACGAGGCTTTTTTTATGCGCTCGTTGTAACCCCGTTTCCGGAGTCACGTTGACCTCGGTTATGGGACAGGAATAGACTTCCCTCAGACGGTGAGGTTGTTGTTCGGGTGATCTCTGGATCGCCCTGGGACAGGAACGCGAGTTTCCCCCTCACCCCCACCCTTTCCCTCAGGCGGGCGAGGGGATTGTGGTGATCTTCCGCTCTTCTTATTCGCATGTATTCCCATCAGCTTCATCACGATCGATTCTGGACGTCGCCGGTGGCGTTTGTGGGATCGTTGTGCGTGCATGCTCTGCTGGCGTGGCTGATCATTACGAACCTCAACAGCTGTGGAAAGAAGGGCGACTTCGGTTCTGCTGAAGTTTACCGGGAAGTCGGGATTCGTTACGAAACGCCGCAGCCGGAGACTCCTCAGGACGAGCCGACACCCGAAACCGAAGTGACTGCTCCCGATCTTCCCGCGTTACCGGATCTTCCTGAGTCGATGGCGGATGCACCGCTGACGGAACTCCCCGATCTAAGTCCGCAAACTTTGATCGGTCCAGGGCCATCGCAGAGCGCGATGCCAAGGACCGAGACTTCCCAGGCGATTGCAGACGCGATTCCAGCCCCCGCTCCAGAAGCGACGGCAGGGATTCCGAGTACGACAAAGTTCTTCGATATCGCCACCCAGGGCCGAGTGCTGCTGTACGTGATTGACTGCTCAGGCAGCATGAGCAGGAATAACTCCTTCCGGCAGGCCAAGTCGGAACTGATGGCCAGTCTGCAGCGGCTGGATGGCAGCCATAAGTTTCAGATCATCTTCTACAACGACGGCATGTTCGAATTCCGCGATAATCGCGGCCAGCCCGAGGTTCATTGGGCGACCGCTGCGAATATGTCGCGAGCACAGAGCTTCATCAGTGAAATGGATAACA is part of the Rubinisphaera margarita genome and encodes:
- a CDS encoding peptidylprolyl isomerase → MAPAVGQAADPQAPEQFFVKLETSVGDVVIEVNRAWAPIGADHFYKGVKEGFYNDVRFFRVVPEFIVQFGINGDPETQAKWDQEVLKDDPVTQKNVRGTLTYATAGPNTRTTQLFINLGENTFLDGQGFSPFGRVVSGMENVDKINAEYGEKPRQDYIEQLGNRYLNEYFPKLDYIKKASIVER
- a CDS encoding vWA domain-containing protein, giving the protein MAFVGSLCVHALLAWLIITNLNSCGKKGDFGSAEVYREVGIRYETPQPETPQDEPTPETEVTAPDLPALPDLPESMADAPLTELPDLSPQTLIGPGPSQSAMPRTETSQAIADAIPAPAPEATAGIPSTTKFFDIATQGRVLLYVIDCSGSMSRNNSFRQAKSELMASLQRLDGSHKFQIIFYNDGMFEFRDNRGQPEVHWATAANMSRAQSFISEMDNSGGTAHFPALTKALSYSPEVIFFLTDAAEPAMSAKELDEVRRKNNGRAAIHCIEFGIQPTDLKLPNFLQKLAAQNGGTYRYRDTNEFGR